The proteins below are encoded in one region of Pseudomonadota bacterium:
- a CDS encoding YajD family HNH nuclease, giving the protein MRKKRYTVRSKTGTRWKESGKSTEEIVKELQDNLPKNDYREQSLRIHGLICAKCAREFDYKDRHLLTVHHKDGNHRNNPPDGSNWENLCVYCHDDEHSRGLLGDYLSNGK; this is encoded by the coding sequence ATGAGAAAAAAAAGATATACGGTGCGTAGCAAGACAGGAACAAGGTGGAAGGAGAGCGGTAAGTCCACTGAAGAAATAGTAAAGGAATTGCAGGACAATCTCCCGAAAAATGATTATAGAGAACAGTCGCTCCGAATCCACGGCCTCATCTGTGCCAAGTGCGCACGGGAGTTTGACTATAAGGACAGGCATCTTCTCACCGTTCACCATAAAGACGGCAATCACAGGAATAATCCACCGGATGGTTCTAACTGGGAAAACCTTTGTGTCTACTGCCATGATGATGAACACAGCAGGGGACTGCTCGGCGATTATTTAAGCAATGGGAAGTGA
- a CDS encoding DNA-directed RNA polymerase: protein MGYQKGGSGGYGGYGGRPREMHKAICAECKKECEVPFKPRDDRPIYCKDCYSKRKNEGSK, encoded by the coding sequence ATGGGATATCAGAAAGGTGGCAGCGGTGGATACGGTGGATACGGCGGAAGGCCACGGGAGATGCACAAGGCGATTTGCGCAGAGTGTAAGAAAGAATGCGAAGTCCCTTTTAAACCCAGAGATGACCGTCCGATATACTGTAAGGATTGCTATTCAAAGCGCAAGAACGAAGGTAGCAAATAA
- a CDS encoding transposase → MARPLRIQFENAYYHLTCRGNARQKIFFNDYDRKYFLDLLKRSSEIYQVQILAFVLMANHFHLIVKTPLANLQEFMRHFNISYTSYFNKRHKKTGHLYQGRYKSFVIDADSYLQEVSRYIHFNPVRMRGLSNLPIDEKKKYLRDYPWSSYPDYSAKKNRYPFLSLDDTLNYCGGDKKRYRDFVESGLSKTFNPLEKGKGHGIVGDNPFVENIKKHIIEPIKTKREMPAIKMILKQVEPEKIFQAVTKHVGVTKEEILKKGYQSIARPLTMDLLYRYAGMNQREIGEIMGVDYSSVSVGRKRLHIQLEKDAQLQRQIQGIIEYISQG, encoded by the coding sequence ATGGCAAGACCTCTCCGCATTCAATTTGAGAATGCATACTATCATCTTACCTGCAGGGGGAATGCCCGGCAAAAGATATTTTTTAATGATTACGACCGCAAATATTTCCTGGATCTCCTGAAACGTTCAAGTGAGATCTATCAGGTGCAGATATTAGCCTTTGTCCTCATGGCAAACCATTTCCATCTCATTGTTAAGACACCCTTGGCCAATCTTCAGGAGTTTATGCGCCATTTTAATATCTCCTACACATCATACTTTAACAAACGACATAAAAAAACTGGCCATCTCTACCAGGGACGTTACAAATCCTTTGTTATAGATGCAGATAGTTATCTTCAAGAGGTTTCCCGGTACATCCATTTCAACCCGGTTCGGATGAGAGGATTATCCAATCTTCCTATCGATGAGAAGAAAAAGTATTTGAGGGATTACCCGTGGAGCAGTTATCCGGATTACAGTGCGAAAAAGAATCGGTATCCGTTCCTTTCCCTGGACGATACCCTGAACTACTGTGGAGGAGACAAAAAGCGCTATAGAGACTTTGTTGAAAGTGGATTATCAAAAACATTCAATCCATTAGAAAAAGGAAAAGGACACGGTATTGTTGGTGACAATCCTTTCGTAGAGAATATAAAAAAACATATTATTGAACCTATCAAAACAAAGAGAGAAATGCCGGCCATAAAGATGATATTGAAACAGGTTGAACCAGAAAAGATCTTTCAAGCAGTCACCAAACATGTGGGGGTAACAAAGGAAGAGATTCTAAAAAAAGGATACCAGAGCATTGCGCGTCCCCTCACAATGGATCTCTTATACCGATACGCTGGTATGAATCAGAGAGAGATTGGTGAGATTATGGGGGTTGACTACAGTTCAGTAAGCGTAGGAAGGAAAAGATTGCATATTCAACTGGAGAAAGATGCCCAACTGCAAAGGCAGATTCAAGGAATTATTGAATATATAAGTCAAGGATAA